A segment of the Prevotella sp. HUN102 genome:
AATCAGAGAGGCTGTGGAATTTCGGCAAATATCCAAAACGAAAAAATTGTCATCGACATAACTTTAACTAAAGCAAATTAGAACAGAATGGAAAACTTCAAAGTTATCATAGTGGAAGACGTGCCATTGGAGCTTAAAGGCACTCAGGGCATTATCAGCAATGATATTCCGGAGGCGCAGGTGCTCGGTGCCGCACAGAACGAAACGGAATACTGGAAGCTCATCAAGGCAGAACTGCCCGACCTCGTACTGTTGGATCTCGGTCTGGGAGGCTCAACCACCATCGGAGTGGAAATCTGCCGACAGACAAAGGAACTGTATCCGGGCGTGAAGGTACTTATATTCACGGGCGAGATACTCAACGAGAAGCTGTGGGTGGACGTGCTCGACGCAGGGGCAGACGGTATTTGCCTGAAGAGTGGCGAACTCCTGACACGCAGCGACGTTGCGAGCATAATGGGAGGCAAGAAACTTGTGTTCAACCAACCTATTCTTGAAAAGATAGTAGACCGTTTCAAGCAAAACGTAAGCAGCGAACTGATGCACCAAGAGGCGATGATCAACTATGAAATAGACGAATACGACGAGCGTTTCCTACGACATCTTGCATTGGGCTATACCAAGGAACAGATAACGAATCTCCGTGGAATGCCTTTCGGAGTGAAGAGTCTTGAGAAGCGGCAGAACGAACTCGTGCAGAAACTTTTCCCCGAAGGAAAGGGAGGAGTGGGCGTGAATGCAACCCGACTGGTGGTGCGTGCGCTCGAACTGAGAGTGGTTGATATAGACAACTTATATTCTGATGAGGAATAAACTCGGACTATTGGCGATAGTCTTCATCGTGTTGCAAGTCCTTCTCGTGATAGCATCGTGGATGATTACGGCCGCATTCCCCGAATTGCAGTTGCATTCCCTGCTGAGCGAAGAAGGAATAAGGTGGTTTTCGCGAAACTTTGCAGACAATATGAAGACAGACGTGCTGGTTTGGATGCTGCTCGGCGTTACGGCTTATGGAGCTTTCCGGACCAGTGGGCTTAGTTCGTTTCTATACCGAATGCTGAAGGAGCGCAGGGCATTGGGCAGTTTCAGTTACAGAGAGCGGATAGGATTCAGGGTTGTGCTTGCCGAAATCCTGTTTTTCATTGTGCTTACCCTGATGATGACGATGCTTCCACAAGCCGTTTTGCTGAGCGTTACGGGTCATTTGTTCCCGAGCAGCTTTTCGGAAAGCCTCATTCCATACCTCGCCCTTGTCGTAACGGTGTGCTCATTGTCCTATGGAGTAATGTGCGGACAGTTGAAAAGTCTGGGCGAAACCTATGAGTCGTTCTCCAGCGGCTTCAGGCTCTGTGCCCATTTGTTCCCGATTTATATCCTTATTGCAGAGTTCATAAGTTCCTTTGTCTACGTTTTTCAGAGCTACCTGCACATCTATTTGGATTAGGAATAAGCGAACACGAAGGCAAAAGAGCGAGAGGAAAAATTCGGATTCGAGATAAACTGCCCAAGAAACTATTAACAAGGCGACAAGTAGACTTCCAAAATTTCAAACGTTTTCGGTCTTGCTTTTCAATATTCTTCCGCACACATAAAGACCGCTTCCCTGTCAATCCATTCGCCTGTTCTCCTGTTTGCTTCCCCAAATGGGGAAAATAAAAAAAGAACCGGAAATTCTTCCAGTTCTTTTGTGAGGTGCCTAGCGGAATCGAACCGCTCTACACGGTTTTGCAGACCGTTACCTAACCTCCCGGCCCAGGCACCATAGGCGAGCATTCATTTCCTGAATGCGAATGCAAAATTAATAATTATATTCGGTTCGACCAAATTTTTTCCATCAATTTTTATGACAATATGCAACTTTGTCGTGTTTCGACATTGTTTTCTTCATTGCCTGTTCGTGTATTGCACATCCCGAGCATCCTCCGCACGGGTCGTTGGCAGTCCTGATGGTCTTTATCAGCGCACGGACAACATACAGAATTGCCAATAGCAAAACTACTGTCAGTATTATATATTGTGTCAGCATTTGTTCCTCCTATATTTATTTATACCGGATCCTCTGCGTCTTTGTCTGCAAAAATCTCATCGGCACCCTTTATCTCATCCTCATCGAACCATTGCGCGAGTTTTGAATGAGCCTTATCCTTCACGTCATCGCCAACCTCGTTCCAAATTTTGTTTATCACGAAGAGCAGAACCGTGAGGTCATCGGCCAGACCTGCAATCGGAATAGCGTCGGGAACAATGTCCAACGGCGAAATAAGATAGCCCAGCGCACCGATGATGATGGCTTTGTCCTTGAGCGAAACCTTGTCGCTCTCCATTGAATAGTAGAGAATCAACGCTGCATAGACCAGTTTCACGCCGGCACGCTTTGCTATTCTCTGTATCTTCTCTATAAATCCTTCCTTTGAGAATTTATCTTTATATTTCTGTAAATCAGGAATTTCCATAGTCTCCTTTCATTTTTGCATCCTTTCGGTGCTGTTAATAAATATTGCAGGGTTATCTCGGATTGTAAGCCAGCACCTCATCCACGTATTCCTTTGCCATCGGATATTCGCGGTTCGTGCTGTTAATCCTTCTCCTTACGTTTACTTTCATCAGAATACGGTAGAGCAAAAACAGTACCATTCCGATTGCCAGTCCTATCAAGACTTTGCCAAAGCTCTTGAGGGGGAACATTTCATCCTGAAATCCCGAGAGCACTATGATGGGCAGACATACCAGAAAGCCTGCTATCGTGTAGCGTGTACGTTCCGTTCCCTCGCTGTCGAGTGCCGCCTGATACTCAAACAGATAGTCCGAGAGTTCCTCGTAGGTAAGCCGTGAACCCATCTTTGGGAAATCGCTTTCGTTCTTATAGTTATTGATTTTGTTCTCAACCTTGTGCTGAAAATCGTCTGCAACAATCCGGTAGTTCTCGTAATGCTTCATATTGGATTTCTTCATTGAAAGCAAGCCTCAACTTCCTCTCCCCGAGACGGGAGAGGAAGCGAGTATGCCGTAAAATAGTGCCCCTGTAAGCCGGGTTCTGTTCCTTCATCCTCTTTCGATGAATGAAGGCGTCTGCCATTTATCTACTAATTGGGTCGCCCCAATTCTCAAGCATTCTACCCTCCATTGTGTCGTTATGAACTCGGGCGGGCTACCCTCAGACAATGGTTTACATGAACTTGCAACTCCTGAACAGCACAGCCAGACGATCACCCGCCTGCTGGTGGTCTCTTACACCGCCTTCTCATCCTTGCCATCCTTGCAGATGGCGGTTGTTTTCTTCTGCTTACATCTACTGTTGCCAATAGCTTCTATTTTCGGAAGCAGGATGCCCTGCGTTGCCCGGACTTTCCTCTCGCATCGGAATGATGCCAGCGGCAGAACCGGAACACTACCTTATTAATATGCAAAGATAGTGCAAATAGCAGAAAGCACAAAATATATTATCATTTTTTGGATATTAAGTTCGATGTTCAGCCTCGCACACATACTTCATTGTTCTTTATTCATCGAACTGAATGAATGGAACTACTGCGATGGGATGTTGCGTAGATTGCCGTTGGGGTTAGCCGTTTCTCGGTGTGTTTGGGCATTGAACCTTTGTAAAACCTTTGGTTCAAGATTGCATTTTATGCTGAAATTCACGATATTTGTAAGTCGTTGAAAATCAATGGATAAAAAACGCAATCAAATCTTGCGAAGAATGCGGCGCAATCTTCGCAAAAACGCATTGCATTCTTCGCAAGATTGCACGCCATTCTTCGGTTACTTGCAAATAGTCTGTCAGTAGGCTGGCGGCAAGCATTGTTTTGCCGGGTAGGGATGGTGCCGTTTCCTCGGATAAATTCAACGGAAAACACAGGGAAGAAGAGCCTCGAGAACAGAATGAATACCGCCCTGCGAGGTTTTTAAACAAAAGATAGCTATTTTGAATGAATGTAAATTTGTCAGCCTATCTCATTAAGAGCCGTTAAGCAAGCAAAAGTAATTGTTAAATTGGATGAAGAAAACTGACAAACTTTCAGTTTTACATTTTTTGCGTCTATATTTGCAATCGTTTTAAACAGCATACCGGTATCTTTCAGAACAACTGGTACAAAGGTAAAAAATAATAAACAAAAAAACATAGAATAAAGTAAAATGAAGGTTATGAAAAAGTTAGCACAGTATCTCGTAGGTGCATCTTGTGTCGTTGCACTTGCATTCTCCACAGGAGCTTTCATAAAGGTAAATGCTGCGAAAGCACCTGTTGCGGCTCCGGGACAGCCGGTAGACCTCACATACGCTGCCGAAAAGGCTCTTCCGGCAGTAGTGCATATCAAGTATGTTCAGAACTCAAAGACACGCACCGTCGAGGTTCAGGACGACCCGTTCGGAGGCTTCTTCGACCCGTTCGGCTTCTTCGGAAACCCGGGTGGCGGCGGTGGCACGCGCCAGCAGCAGATTCAGACGCCAAAGAGAAAGGCTACGGGCAGTGGTGTGATTATTTCTGCCGACGGATATATCGTAACCAACAATCACGTAGTGGAAGGTGCTGACGAATTGACAGTAACCCTGAACGACAACCGTGAGTTCTCGGCACGCATCATCGGTACGGACAAGAGCACCGACCTTGCACTCATCAAGGTGGATGCGAAGAATCTGCCTTTCCTCACAGTAGCCGATTCTGATAAACTGAAAGTGGGCGAGTGGGTGATAGCTGTCGGCAACCCCTATAACCTTAACAATACGGTTACTGCCGGTATCGTGAGCGCAAAGGCACGTGGTCTCGGTGCTTCAACAAATGGCGTTGAAAGTTTCATTCAGACCGATGCCGCCATCAATCAGGGCAACTCCGGTGGTGCGCTCGTGAACACGCAGGGCGAACTGGTGGGCATCAATGCTATGCTTTATTCGCAGACTGGTTCATACACGGGCTACGGTTTTGCCATTCCTACTGCTATAATGACAAAGGTTGTAGACGATATCAAGAAGTACGGAAGCGTACAGCGTGTGGTGCTCGGCATTCAGGGCGGCGACGTACTTAACTATATCAATGCGCAGAAGGAACAGGGTAAGGAAGTTGATCTCGGTACAAACGAGGGTGTATATGTAGATAAGGTGGACGAAGACGGCAATGGTGCCGAGATAGGTCTTCAGGCTAAGGATGTTATTGTCAAGTTCGATGGCAAGAAGGTCAGCAAGATGGCTGAACTCCAACAGGAATTGAACGGCAAACGTCCGGGCGATAAGGCTGCGATTACGTTCCTGCGCAACAAGAAAGAAATTACAAAGACCGTTACTCTGAAGAATGCTCAGGGCACTACGAAGCTGTTGGAGCAGGTCGATATTGACGTGCTCGGTGGACAGTTCCGTCCTGTAACCGACGCAACAAAGAAGCAGCTCAGCATCAACTATGGTCTCGAGGTGCTGAAAGTGAACAGCGGTGCTTTGCGGGAGGCAGGTATCAGCAGAGGTTTCATCATCCAAAAGGTAAACGATGCAACCGTAAACTCTATCGAAACACTCCAGAAGCTCGTGAAATCAGCGTCTACAAGCAAGGAGCCTGTGCTCTACATTCAGGGCATCTACCCTACGGGTAAGAAGGCATACTTTGCCGTTCCGCTTGCAGACTAATCATTATTAGCAGATATTATTATACCAAAAGTCCCGGCATTCCATAAGGAATGCCGGGACTTTTTTTGAAGTTCTTGAAACTAATAGATGAATATCGGCTCTGTTCATCAGGTTTAATACACAAGCGTTATCGTGTTTTACAATTTCATTTTCTCGAAAATAAACGAATTATGGAGCGTACTTTGTAAAAATAATTCAACACTATAAAAACATAGTTTTGATTTCATCGAGCTTTTCCAATGCTGCTTTTCTGCCCAGTTCGTAGGTTGCCTGCATCTCATCAGGGCTGTGGGAGATATGGCCTATCGTGAGTTTTTCCTTCGGACGAATGACGAGTGTATTGCCCTTTGCTTCCTCTTGTCTGACGAATTGCAATTCTTTGTTATACATAATATGTCGTTCGGCAATGGCTTTAATCATTCTTGGGTAATGTCTTAACTGTAAACGGATTAAAGGCAATAGTTTGTTGGGTTCTTTTGCGTAATCGATTGGTTGTGTCAGCACGACAAGGTTGCGCTCGTAGCCTTGTTTCTGGAAGAAGTCGAGGGGAATCGAGTCGGCAATGCCACCATCGAGGAGTTTCTGTCCGTTGATGGTTACGATTCTTGAAGCCAAAGGCATAGAGGCAGAGGCGCGAATGTATTCCAGTTCTTCATAGTCGCAAGAGTGCAACTGTTTGTAGAAGGCCTTTCCCGTGCCCACGTTTGTACAGACAATCCAGAACTCCATAGGGTTCTTCCTGAATGTTTCAAAGTCCACAACGTCTTCTTTCGTCGGGATGTGGTGGTAGTCGTATTCGCCTCCGAAGTAATCTCCGGTAAGAATCAAAGAGCGAAGAGAGGCATATCGCCAGTCTTTTGCAAAACGTTTGTTGTATCGGATGACGCGTCCGTGCTGTTTCGATTTCATATTGCAGCCGAAAGCGGCACCTGCCGACACGCCTACGGCACCATCGAAAGTGATGCCTTCCTCCATCAGAACATCCATAACGCCTGCCGAAAACAGTCCGCGCATAGCTCCGCCTTCGAGCACTAATCCCTTTTTCATCTATTATTTATCATTAATTATAGTACAAAGGTAAGAAAAATTAAAGAATTTGGTGTATATTTGTAAGCAAAAGAACGCAGGAACATTGCAATGCAGGTAGTGGATTGCAGAGTTCAATACATTTATTCATTCCCCTGAAGAGGGGTTCGCAAAGGTATTGATATGGATGATGAATTAATTAAGATTGACGAATCGAAGCTGACCAAACAGCAGA
Coding sequences within it:
- a CDS encoding AbgT family transporter: MRNKLGLLAIVFIVLQVLLVIASWMITAAFPELQLHSLLSEEGIRWFSRNFADNMKTDVLVWMLLGVTAYGAFRTSGLSSFLYRMLKERRALGSFSYRERIGFRVVLAEILFFIVLTLMMTMLPQAVLLSVTGHLFPSSFSESLIPYLALVVTVCSLSYGVMCGQLKSLGETYESFSSGFRLCAHLFPIYILIAEFISSFVYVFQSYLHIYLD
- a CDS encoding patatin family protein, with translation MKKGLVLEGGAMRGLFSAGVMDVLMEEGITFDGAVGVSAGAAFGCNMKSKQHGRVIRYNKRFAKDWRYASLRSLILTGDYFGGEYDYHHIPTKEDVVDFETFRKNPMEFWIVCTNVGTGKAFYKQLHSCDYEELEYIRASASMPLASRIVTINGQKLLDGGIADSIPLDFFQKQGYERNLVVLTQPIDYAKEPNKLLPLIRLQLRHYPRMIKAIAERHIMYNKELQFVRQEEAKGNTLVIRPKEKLTIGHISHSPDEMQATYELGRKAALEKLDEIKTMFL
- a CDS encoding S1C family serine protease, with the translated sequence MKKLAQYLVGASCVVALAFSTGAFIKVNAAKAPVAAPGQPVDLTYAAEKALPAVVHIKYVQNSKTRTVEVQDDPFGGFFDPFGFFGNPGGGGGTRQQQIQTPKRKATGSGVIISADGYIVTNNHVVEGADELTVTLNDNREFSARIIGTDKSTDLALIKVDAKNLPFLTVADSDKLKVGEWVIAVGNPYNLNNTVTAGIVSAKARGLGASTNGVESFIQTDAAINQGNSGGALVNTQGELVGINAMLYSQTGSYTGYGFAIPTAIMTKVVDDIKKYGSVQRVVLGIQGGDVLNYINAQKEQGKEVDLGTNEGVYVDKVDEDGNGAEIGLQAKDVIVKFDGKKVSKMAELQQELNGKRPGDKAAITFLRNKKEITKTVTLKNAQGTTKLLEQVDIDVLGGQFRPVTDATKKQLSINYGLEVLKVNSGALREAGISRGFIIQKVNDATVNSIETLQKLVKSASTSKEPVLYIQGIYPTGKKAYFAVPLAD
- a CDS encoding FeoB-associated Cys-rich membrane protein, whose protein sequence is MLTQYIILTVVLLLAILYVVRALIKTIRTANDPCGGCSGCAIHEQAMKKTMSKHDKVAYCHKN
- a CDS encoding YkvA family protein — protein: MEIPDLQKYKDKFSKEGFIEKIQRIAKRAGVKLVYAALILYYSMESDKVSLKDKAIIIGALGYLISPLDIVPDAIPIAGLADDLTVLLFVINKIWNEVGDDVKDKAHSKLAQWFDEDEIKGADEIFADKDAEDPV
- a CDS encoding DUF5932 domain-containing protein, with translation MENFKVIIVEDVPLELKGTQGIISNDIPEAQVLGAAQNETEYWKLIKAELPDLVLLDLGLGGSTTIGVEICRQTKELYPGVKVLIFTGEILNEKLWVDVLDAGADGICLKSGELLTRSDVASIMGGKKLVFNQPILEKIVDRFKQNVSSELMHQEAMINYEIDEYDERFLRHLALGYTKEQITNLRGMPFGVKSLEKRQNELVQKLFPEGKGGVGVNATRLVVRALELRVVDIDNLYSDEE